The genomic DNA GATTGAATTTAATTGGAAAGAAGAACATCACATTACCCGTCTGCCCGGCTATTCAGTAAACTATTGTTGCCTGCTGCCTGGCTGACTGAAAGCTGTGTCAAATAATGTCGTTGATATATCATTGGCAGTCAGATCGCGGCGTTTGGGTTCAATCAAGCCATTTATTCCGTCCCAATAATTTTTATTTTCCAACCAGAATCCTTTATCAATCGAAAGAACATTCTTTAGTAAGTCACCTGGATACAAATCTCCTTCTGAAAAAATATCTTTTTGTAAATGCTCAATTGCCAAAGGAATAAGATATGTCAACGCAAACTCTTGCCCAACAATCAGCCTCAAATCCTCTACGGTGAATTGGTCAAGCGAAACTTTGCAAAAGTCCAAACATCGCTTAACCATTCTAGTGGGAGCATCATCTGAACTTCCGAAATCACGTTTCTCCAAATTTTCAATGCTTTTATGCCGCCAGTTATTTTCCTTTTTTTTCACTTAATCCTTTTGTCTTAGTACATATTCAAGATACTGTTGAAAATTTTCGTATCCATTGACAGATGGATTTTTCAAATCTATCATCTGTTCAATGCCAGTATCAAAAATTTGCCAATTATACTTTATAGCTAAAACAACCAATTCATAAAGCGCACGCTCACCATATAAACTTAGTATTTTATTGCCGACAGGCTCCTCGTCGATAAAATAATCAATAACAAAGTCTTCCCCCTAATTTCCCTATGATTGCCGTCTGATTTAATCTGGCCAAAATGACTCTCTAAAGCATAA from Parasegetibacter sp. NRK P23 includes the following:
- a CDS encoding contact-dependent growth inhibition system immunity protein; its protein translation is MKKKENNWRHKSIENLEKRDFGSSDDAPTRMVKRCLDFCKVSLDQFTVEDLRLIVGQEFALTYLIPLAIEHLQKDIFSEGDLYPGDLLKNVLSIDKGFWLENKNYWDGINGLIEPKRRDLTANDISTTLFDTAFSQPGSRQQ